From the genome of Bifidobacteriaceae bacterium:
CAGCGCTCCGACCATTCGCCCTCCTGGCCCAACTCGCTGCCCATGAACAGCAATTGCTTGCCGGGATGGGACCACATGTAGGCGTACAGGGCGCGCAGGTTGGCCAGCTTCTGCCAGCGGTCGCCGGGCATCTTGGCCAGGAGGGAGCCCTTGCCATGGACCACCTCGTCGTGGCTGAGCGGCAGGCAGTAGTTCTCGGAGAAGGCGTAGACCATCGAGAACGTGATCTCGCCGTGGTGGTACTTGCGGTTGACCGGGTCCTCGCGCATGTAGCGCAAGGTGTCGTTCATCCAGCCCATGTTCCACTTGAGGCCGAAGCCCAGGCCGCCGCCGGAGGTCGGGGCGGTCACGCCCGGCCAGGCGGTGGACTCCTCGGCCACCATGACGATCCCGGGGTAACGCTTGTAGGCCGTCGCGGTGGTCTCCTGGAGGAACGAGATCGCCTCCAAGTTCTCCCGCCCGCCGTAGGCGTTCGGGGTCCACTGGCCCGGCTCGCGCGAGTAGTCCAGGTACAGCATCGAGGCGACCGCGTCCACCCGCAGGCCGTC
Proteins encoded in this window:
- the glgB gene encoding 1,4-alpha-glucan branching enzyme, giving the protein RGEHPDWGTLVFNFGRTEVRNFLVANACYWLEEFHADGLRVDAVASMLYLDYSREPGQWTPNAYGGRENLEAISFLQETTATAYKRYPGIVMVAEESTAWPGVTAPTSGGGLGFGLKWNMGWMNDTLRYMREDPVNRKYHHGEITFSMVYAFSENYCLPLSHDEVVHGKGSLLAKMPGDRWQKLANLRALYAYMWSHPGKQLLFMGSELGQEGEWSERWSLDWWLLDQPDHAGLAALVKNLNSLYREHPALWDQDSDPGTFEWIDSDDADHNVLAYLRKSRDGRQLAAVVNFAGVPQEGYRLALPLGGRWQEILNTDATAYGGSGVGNLGAIEAEDLEWHGRPYSASIRVPPLGAVWFTPA